A stretch of DNA from Opisthocomus hoazin isolate bOpiHoa1 chromosome 15, bOpiHoa1.hap1, whole genome shotgun sequence:
gggagaccatgtcagaagggtcaaaaatggcatccactgttctttactcatccacaaatgctgatacttcatcatggCGGCAgtcaggtttgagaggcatgaatgacccatcatcaatccatgctgactgctatcagacatgttcttgttacttaggtgcacagaaatgccaaagtgaccttgtacagcctggggttccctgggttgtctttctgacctttttcaacaacaggcgcaacattgccttgtcctcactcacaagagccctcgaccaatgccatgaaattttgaaagggatattccaaagaaatatggatctctccctataacttcaaaactcaaccacagaatggttgggtttgcaaggcacctctgtgggtcacccagtccaacctccctgccgaagcagggtcacccagagcaggctgcacaggaccttgtccaggggagtcttgaatatctccggagaagcagactccacaacctccctgggcagcttgttccagtgctatcctgcctgttaaacagtatattgaatatctctaatttttcttgtattttcagctgtcttgactatttccaaagtaattttttaaagatgcaggctgcctagacaaagactctttgcatcattgtccagttttctcctccctttactctttgttcattcagattcctgtcacctatcgaactgctcttttgacatcagggagttaaaggtttgcttccctttcagtagtctaatcgtctccttagccaactctttaactatgtttgtaactattttttttcctctacctagctacaatatttctcataatttatgccttaaaagaaggcagcctcattagaggtagattgtaattactgtatgtttgcacagtgtgttttatttatggaacttgtttgtgctttaattactcctttcttacaaataggaaaattcCTTCTGTGCTTGTGTGCAGGCaactctctgtggagaggaggtgggagatggtgtaatggagctgtaacatccagctgcagagatcagtggagaagtctgatgcaaggaacagtgacacaagtcccaggtggctgaGGAGAGAAATATTGAGGTTAGGGAGGTGAGGAACAAAgatgtccatagagtgtcagaccaagagggactgcttttcctaccagtCCAGCCTTCCTGAGGAGTCACCCTGGATCaggatcactttaagaatgattctaccacttcttctgtaagctgaaaagcaatttaaaatattcctaaaaataaaaaaaatatttttattaggcacagtataatatcttactccttgtctacactatgaaaattctccaattagctgtacaagtcttgaagaactgaagaaatttacaggagcttgttagcttagcacttactgcattttaatgagccccatgtggtatttggtgctgagtccatgaacctcagatactgagaggagatagaaaaaactgctcaagaaggcagaaggaaaattcaaagtacctggaagcattgattggccccactgagggacattactgacaaagcctccccagggactccttagagcagagaattggaggccatgattacaggtaggcagaggcactgtgcaggtggctgcaatgctgagaaaacccttggcctgctttatgaagcagaaaggccaagggctgagccccgggccctgggaaggcagatgctgtccctcacacatggctcagggctcttcttggggacagctggatgtgagggtgagcaatgacaagtgtaaattctgtgatacctcccagcctcccaaagaagatgcgaggatgaaacaaagtccagagcctcaaaagtaagtttctcctggtaggagtcggtgttagaggcagctgccatagccaaggggacaaagccctcagtcctgttgaatctttcagctctgccagagtcctttgcaatttgtactgcaggctgtcctacactgtcccatgcctgcgcttctttcccttcagcctgtagtcacacatctttacttcctacccagcgctcaccccagcatttccgtacattaattgatgtctctccacgGTCACTGGCTTTTTCTTGAAATTCAaatccatgggctgatccagagtccctctgggtgacctcttacacaacaaggataccctttgagtgagtcttctttttcttcacctctagtctgcaccttccaagcagcactttgtgaaggtttccttgccttctcactaccaagaaaagctccgtcatctctgaaacaacccttcaggcagatgcaggctactacttcagtgccctcagcctccacacgattaaagaagcccaggtccctcagcctctccacacacgccgtataacccatcctggcagatctcctctagaaccttcctggttcctcctcgttcttcgagactggggagcctcacatgcctcacagacacactggtccagatgcggctacaccactgctgagtcaagggggtgataactctctggtctggctggccacactcctcctaatgcagacctgtatgctgttggccttattcacttggagcatgcatcACTCACTCatatggcatcctttggaacgcccaggctctgctcctcagggtcactcctgagctgttcaggtcccagcctgcccacagcgTTTTGAGTTTTTCTCCCCTACTGAATGACTTGCaacttcttgtcaagcttcatcaggcttccactgccaaatctaaaagattctcagagttccccctggagcgaagctctgttttgacagcttttgatgtgtgcatacgagatctgtggtgtctctgacaagacagcagcatgaggaattgcgggacactaatggtagaagaaggagatagctcttcaatggaattgctgaccaagggaggaactgccatggtgacaagcttggaaatgccgaatgaaggtgcaaaggaagccaaactaggaacagggaggaaaggtaaagagagacgggctgtttgcatgggaggatacaaggatggtcaaggggaagatatcgtgagtgagacacagctgaaaccaggacagtgcccaccccttattttataccatctacatcacactcagatcccacacttacccataaattacctcttcttttcctgtcttccttaccatatgggccatccctctaaaatgtgcattgagttcacttagcccatgactttgttctccgtctgtccataacaatctttcaggcaggagagacggtgtgtgctgttggattgtcacctgcggcatgtgggatgacaatggaagattggcaaggaggattgtcaacacactcaagtgacttgcagctggggtgtcggaaaacacatgtagcatactgaacaatgattagtcttgtgtgctgaagaagtacgacatctgtgtttagataacataggcctgtgatttactccaaggcaatctgtcgaacatgcttgagattcctgccctgctgcgggaaggatccaggcacagtggaaagttctgtctgagtgagtccctgatataccaatgtgaaagaaacaagttcagtagctctcagtctttgtctagcagggactgagctctgtggtgtctgcactcctgcttggcttcggtgcctctgcccaggtgctgtatcagagatcccctgctttgtgagataatgaaaacaaatctactctttacatttcatgtgtggttttgttgttttttctgcatcctgcctgttttgccttacacagccccaaggacagagactgcccaaactctctgtgtgagctgttccagcacttggctgagctcctcagggaaaaagttgtctttattttttggttgaacctctcccatttcacctttctcccattgtcttttgtcctcctgccatgcatcgggatgaagagactgactgcattctccatgatgtcttcattggtactggcaggctcggatgaggtccccttcGGCCTTCCCTtctcgagtctggacaagcccagctccctcagcctctcctcacaggaaaagtggtccagtgcctggctgtcctgagggccctttgctaagaccacaccagcttgcctttatctttaacgtgagtatctgaaatctggacagaatgtttcacagaatcctttttcttgaatcacagagtatttcacagaatccttccttcttccttgctcagcagaggcaatgtacataaattccttgtctgtgcctgtccttgctgtcaccccctggcagctgcttcatatctgtgccctctcctgcattgtcacagccccgctgcctcaagtatgttcccatggccctgctgtgagggcacagcacaggacagggtgtgttcagagtggggaatggttactctgacatggtgcccacagcatttcttagtgctttgtgatctcatggccttcctgtcaggcagctgctccaaggtcctggagaggccacgtcacatatggggcttcacagacagccctgctccagggtctgccagggtctgggccaaaagaccagggtctggaaaaggtcgatgagaaatggccaacggcggagtggtgacaaaggccctgggccagcttcctggtctatccatgccaccaagggcacagaccagactCCTTCTCCTATACTtacatgtcatcaagcccttctgtcagccatggctctgcacaacaaaccgcctggtgtgagtcttcacccttcacccttcatgagttatacactgatgtttttctctcccaggtaactcccagtccagtccatctcccctccaagctctcccacctcccctgccctctttccactgacaatgccctctccccagcacagcccagtctgggttggcctaacagctgtgcccaccacagggtgctctgggcagtcgctccacagcctcagcccctctcaagggcacagcagctgctgggggacagagaggagtcagccccagagatgagggatcattcatggcagaaagcaaaggaggcaccctgtgtcccctgccctccttctgcggagatcctgagagctttgcagcccctccttgccatcctgtctccccagaccagcacaaaagccctggctattctggttctcaagagctctgactgctccaggcacagaccagccttccaagagctggggcagccagcaaggtgtttcgtttcccattcattgcttatactctgagggtgcatctcagacacaaatatttctccagtttcattgatttcacatagatacaataagataccccacatttacacaaagcctctcggtcactgctgtcccatcatgtgctcggacgcaagagacacggcacccaaaataccagcccccttcctgcagtgagcctgggtccttcggcagaggggatctcccagtgtctgtgccagtcaggtgcctgctgctggcctgtcacagacactggcagaggggagctgaaaagcacatacccccactatgagtcaaaggctgccctgtcagcggcttcagagaaaagtgacattatggtccctttctcaggtgcataactgcagttgacaaatgacctccagagccagaagtgatctcacagcccccttcacagcctctgactttgtacaggattgtaagttgccgacatgcaactgagcacatggtaccataaccaacaattaccctctttggggcccagcacctgagcagataaaatttagcctgtttcattaaatttatctaatagattccttgctaatggtttgagtggaggaatgttccttggaggaactgctgtatttgtacttgtgaattttatgtctctactgcttcctttgtgctttttcttgtttctctttctgttctgggaggagtggtagatacaccagaaggttgtgctgccattcagcgtgacctggacaggctggaaagttgggcagagaggaacccgatgaggttcaacaagggcaaatgcagcgtcctgcacctggggaggaacaaccccatgcatcagtacaggcttggggcagacctgctggagagcagctctgcagagagggacctgggtgacctggtggacccatgagccagcagtgtgccctggctgccaagaaggccaatggcattctggggtgcattaggaggagtgtggccagcaggacgagggaggttctccttcccctctacagtgccctggtgaggcctcatctggagtactgtgtgcagttctgggctccccacttcaagaaagatgaggagctactggagagagtccagcggagggctacgaggatgaggaggggactggagcatctctcctatgaggagaggctgagggagctgggcttgttcagcctgaagaagagaagcctgagaggggaccttataaatgcctataatttctgcagggtgggtgtcaggaggatggggccaagctcttttcggtagtgcccagcaatgggcacaaggggcaatgggcacaaactgaagcacaggaagttccgtctgaacgtgaggaagaacttcttccctctgagtgtgacggagcactggaacaggctgcccagggaggttgtggagtctccttctctggagatattccagccccgcctggacgcggtgctgtgcagcctgctctgggtgaccctgcttcggcaagagggttggactgggtgacccacagaggtcccttccaaccccaagcattctgtgattctgtgattctctgattctgtcttccaagagctctccaaggaaaatattcattgaatcacagaataacacaggctggaaaagacccctgagcaccacggtactgggtctggctgggatggagttcacttttgccagagcagcccacatgctgctgtgcttcagactcatggctggaacggtgttgatcacgcaccagtgttttggctattactgagcagtgctcagaccacatgaaggctgtctctccaaccaccccaaagctggctggctcagggtggtccagtggttgggaggtgacatagacgtgacagcttacctgaattgaacaatgggatattccgtacgttatgacatcatgctcagcattgatactgaggtaaaggagggatgtaaagagatgatatttcttagtcagacatttgtcttcctaaagAACCACTACATGTCCTgaatccttgcttcccaggatgtggcttggtgtgacaggacttcctagtgtctgcccagcagccactggaacaacatcagcccccacaactctgggaaactcaatagaatttatgtattttgcattattgctctatttttggtgttattagtaaagttattttaatttccagtttgtaagtccctctcccttttcctcctttttcccttcccctagtagggggtgggggggggggtgtgctaatatcacgcatctgccactcatttattgctgccctgctctaaacagtgacaaacagacagaagaaactgccccagaaacatcatcccagaccccattaccccataccagccccagccctaagtcaggtagggctctctccttgtcactgcaatggctccagggactcaagagacacctgggaaCACATCTatattttagttacagctgagcagtgtttgtgcagcatcaaggactttttggctcctaatgctgccctatgagcaagtaggctgggagtgccccagaagttaggagggaacaaatcttggacagctgagtgcagatgaccaaagggacatttccatttctaagaaaggactccagcgattcagctgatgttaatgtgcttgtagatttttctaaaatataggaagtagtgctgggcactactgaaaagagcttggccccatcctcctgacacccaccctgtagaaattataggcatttattaggtcccctctcagccttcccttcttcagactgaacaagcccagctccctcagcctctcctcacaggccaagtgctccagtcccttgctgtcctgcggccctttgctaaacccacgacagcttgccaatatcattcctaaattgggcatctgaattttggatcccttctctttactcttaacttttcttgcagccaccaaatccaggtggtcaccccatggcagttcctttgtgactgctgccagtgccctggcctgtgcccagcccagccacactgtcccacagatcATCCCATGGACCCACTGTTCcggctcagcactggaaagggtgtatgtggtgtgaggaacagtttctcgtaggtgatccccaagacattcctttgtgccctgtcccccttcagtttctcgtacctgagacagcctcccataagtcctgataactacgcAGTTTTATCCACACCCCATGTGGGGTTTCGCAGATGTcctcgctctgggttttgccagggtttggacaaggagagaagtggagcagggcttgcctttccacctgtgcagtcactgagcccagcaggaagagggaagtggccaCGCAACAAAGttcacacataaacctgtggtgagaggtcagtgctggaagaggccaaaaagcgaggccaccagtgaaagttcactggagtcccattccctaatacatcaccccatgtcttcctccccccattccatggacaaccgcagcacagcaaactgtactcacagggtcaatttcttcagcctgctcctgacctcagccatgcaaggaaagcccaacctctagccaatgccactgaggaaatccacttttattagagagattttacagtggaggccagctgtaaccttgtgacagacacatgtgtaaagacctcagggttagacaggctcaatttatgactctggagaagtggagttcatgcagacattcctggagaaacagaattatcacagataaaatgaccagagcacaggaggttccccataagcagtagaaatcacttgtgaaaagaaatgggcacattatagctgctgaaagactaataacagaatgagctgcttcaacacatctttgagctcctggttcctcatgctgtaaatgaggggtttcactgctggaggaaccaccgagtagagaaatgacaaaaccagatccaggtatggggaggagatggagaggggcttcatataagaaatcatgccagtgctgataaaaacagacaaaacaatcagatgagggaggcacttggaaaaggctttgtgctgtccctgctcagaggggatcctcagcacagccctgaagatctgcacataggacacgacaatgaaaccaaaacacccaaaagccaaagaaacactaaccccaagaagcccaacttccctgaggtaggagtgtgagcaggagagcttgaggatctggggtatttcacagaagaagtggtccagggcactgccttggcagagaggaattgaaaatgtattgacagtgtgcaagagagcatagaggaaagcactgccccaagcagatgctgccatgtggacacaacctctgctgcccatcatcagttcatagtgcagaggtttgcagatggccatgtaacggtcataggccatgacagtgaggagacaatactcccccacaatcaagaagagaaagaaaaagagctggacagcacaccctgcataggagatggccctagtgttccagagggaattggccatggctttggggagagtggtggagacggagcccaggtcaagaaaagagaggttgaggaggaaaaagtacatgggggtgtggaggcggtggtcacaggctatggcagtgatgatgaggccgttgcccaggagggcagccaggtagatggccaggaagaggcagaagtgcaagagctgcagctcccttgtgtctgcaaatgcaaggagaaggaagtgggtgatggagctgctgttggtcatttgcttcatctgggcatgggattctgttcttagaggaagaaccaatgaagatttagggcagacttctcagagcaaaatcaaagcctttctccaagaccctcaccctgttacacacattcatcattcgttttccaggagcccttccttcagctctgtggctgcagctctggttggttgttcctgagtgtaccgggagcagcaggacctcttccttccggctgctaaaaagccagctctgctctgcggacagtgggtgcatgggcatggtggggcaaggtccagacccgttgtacaactttgtcagacgaacctcctcctgtcacagtaggaattttcagcatcaaaactgcagaggtcagactcagaaattttgggttttcacagcttccctgatttccccttgtggttgttgtcattagatgatggaaactctccatgtttctgttgactgcagggtgaacagggcaagtcctgtgaggcaagaggaatgactgtggtttaatgcagagatatggcagctggtctgtccatccttctatttctgaaatgccctgggcttacaccctgatggactgatggactg
This window harbors:
- the LOC142363221 gene encoding olfactory receptor 14J1-like — encoded protein: MTNSSSITHFLLLAFADTRELQLLHFCLFLAIYLAALLGNGLIITAIACDHRLHTPMYFFLLNLSFLDLGSVSTTLPKAMANSLWNTRAISYAGCAVQLFFFLFLIVGEYCLLTVMAYDRYMAICKPLHYELMMGSRGKTLKGNTEPCIGIKTGVCFVNYMLSSLWEYGGYIQVCWESVFQQEVRA